GCGGCAATGGCCGGAGGCGGAAGGAAAAAACGGCCCGCGCGAGGCCGGAGTCTTCGTCATTTCGCCTTTCCGCACGGTGGCGCGGCACTGCCGCCTGCTGCTCAGAAGCATGGGATTTCCCGAAGAAAAGGTACGCTGCGGCACCATACATACCTTTCAGGGCAAGGAGGCCGACATCGTGTTCCTTGTGCTCGGTTCCGCTCCGGGCCAGGCCGGATGGGGCAGCAGGCAGTGGGCCTCGCGCACGCCCAACATCCTGAACGTGGCCCTCACCCGCGCACGTTCCCTGCTTTATGTGGTGGGCAACCGGCGGGACTGGAGCCGCCATCCCTTCTTCGATATTCTCGCGGAGGAAATACCCGTCAGAGAAGGGGCATGACGCCGCCCTCGGCGCTTCCCCTGCCGCAGAAGAACACCTCCACGCGCAGCCCTGCATTGCGCGCCTTGGTGATGGTATCCCGCGTGCCCGGGGATTTGCCGTCCCAGAAGGCGGCAACGGCATCGGCCCGCGCCACGATTTCCGTGTTGCGTATGGGGCCCGCCTTTCTGCCGTAGCGCTTCCAGTCTGCGGGAATCACGACGAGGGGAAGCTGATGGGCCGCGGCAAAGCGTGCCGCAAGGCCGTCCGCCCCGCGCGCGCCGCCGGAAATGACGGCTTCAAGCTCCTCCACGCGGAACACGCGCAGCAGGCAGTGCTCCAGCCATGCGTAATCCTGAAAATCGCGAGACCCCACCACGGCCAGTTTCATACGGTACCTCGTCAGGCCTTTTCGGCTTCTCCCGCCGCCCGATACGGGCGGACAGGCCTTCCCACCATACGCAAAGCGCAAAAGTGCGGCAAGTGCTTGATTTCAACCGGCTCCGGGGCAATAATGACCTCCGACA
This genomic stretch from Mailhella massiliensis harbors:
- a CDS encoding DUF2493 domain-containing protein, whose translation is MKLAVVGSRDFQDYAWLEHCLLRVFRVEELEAVISGGARGADGLAARFAAAHQLPLVVIPADWKRYGRKAGPIRNTEIVARADAVAAFWDGKSPGTRDTITKARNAGLRVEVFFCGRGSAEGGVMPLL